A region from the Acipenser ruthenus chromosome 49, fAciRut3.2 maternal haplotype, whole genome shotgun sequence genome encodes:
- the LOC117428935 gene encoding transmembrane 6 superfamily member 2 isoform X2, with protein MKIPQPVWVFMLSLSAIPITYTANNIPASEDPIAILGIGVAVLVVLFFLVCFAARSNPPQDPLFYMFTVFSFTCVIDLIISLEQDGFISGFMDFYIKEGEPYLRTPYGRMICYWDGTVHYALYLMMVTRMSKRQGYRSAGLYWLGSILLSMFVFLAGNIVGKYGSDIRPAFLLNIPFLFLPVWAGMKVSEKPRTLTPRTAAEVAVEQQKLPHQRPLDLLLLIFLLSAIAYTLFRGFVALDCPLESCFNYIYQYEPYLKDPVAYPKVQMLVYLFYALPLLCLFVYGLLKPGCSWMLDWTLVFAGAVAQPVIDY; from the exons ATGAAGATACCGCAACCGGTCTGGGTTTTTATGCTCTCGCTGTCGGCCATTCCAATAACCTACACGGCAAACAACATCCCTGCTTCTGAAGA TCCCATCGCTATACTGGGAATTGGAGTGGCTGTACTGGTGGTGCTTTTTTTTCTGGTGTGCTTTGCCGCCCGCAGCAATCCTCCACAAGACCCCCTCTTCTACA TGTTCACTGTTTTCTCGTTCACGTGCGTCATTGATCTGATCATCTCTCTGGAACAAGACGGCTTCATCAGCGGCTTCATGGACTTCTACATCAAGGAG GGAGAGCCCTACCTGCGCACTCCTTATGGGAGGATGATCTGTTACTGGGACGGCACGGTGCACTACGCTCTGTACCTCATGATGGTGACGAGGATGTCAAAGAG ACAGGGCTACCGCAGCGCTGGTCTCTACTGGCTGGGCTCCATCCTTCTCAGCATGTTCGTCTTCCTGGCCGGGAACATAGTCG GTAAATACGGCTCTGACATCCGTCCTGCCTTCCTGCTGAACATCCCCTTCCTCTTCCTGCCAGTGTGGGCGGGGATGAAAGTGTCTGAGAAGCCCCGGACACTGACGCCCAGAACCGCCGCCGAG GTTGCTGTTGAACAGCAGAAGCTGCCTCATCAGCGCCCCCTAGATCTGCTCCTGCTCATCTTCCTGCTCTCCGCCATCGCGTACACACTCTTCAGAGGATTC GTGGCCCTCGATTGCCCTTTAGAGTCCTGCTTCAACTACATCTACCAGTACGAGCCCTACCTGAAGGATCCCGTAGCCTACCCCAAGGTCCAG atgctggtgtatctgttctaTGCGTTGCCCCTGCTCTGTCTCTTTGTCTACGGGCTGCTGAAGCCTGGTTGCAGCTGGATGCTGGACTGGACCCTCGTCTTCGCAGGAGCTGTAGCCCAG ccaGTGATTGATTATTAG
- the LOC117428935 gene encoding transmembrane 6 superfamily member 2 isoform X1, whose protein sequence is MKIPQPVWVFMLSLSAIPITYTANNIPASEDPIAILGIGVAVLVVLFFLVCFAARSNPPQDPLFYMFTVFSFTCVIDLIISLEQDGFISGFMDFYIKEGEPYLRTPYGRMICYWDGTVHYALYLMMVTRMSKRQGYRSAGLYWLGSILLSMFVFLAGNIVGKYGSDIRPAFLLNIPFLFLPVWAGMKVSEKPRTLTPRTAAEVAVEQQKLPHQRPLDLLLLIFLLSAIAYTLFRGFVALDCPLESCFNYIYQYEPYLKDPVAYPKVQMLVYLFYALPLLCLFVYGLLKPGCSWMLDWTLVFAGAVAQSQFTHIGGSLHPWTPYTYRVPEETMWPFLLMNLLYAVGPQILALRCLMHPEFFLSPAALREADQNKKHK, encoded by the exons ATGAAGATACCGCAACCGGTCTGGGTTTTTATGCTCTCGCTGTCGGCCATTCCAATAACCTACACGGCAAACAACATCCCTGCTTCTGAAGA TCCCATCGCTATACTGGGAATTGGAGTGGCTGTACTGGTGGTGCTTTTTTTTCTGGTGTGCTTTGCCGCCCGCAGCAATCCTCCACAAGACCCCCTCTTCTACA TGTTCACTGTTTTCTCGTTCACGTGCGTCATTGATCTGATCATCTCTCTGGAACAAGACGGCTTCATCAGCGGCTTCATGGACTTCTACATCAAGGAG GGAGAGCCCTACCTGCGCACTCCTTATGGGAGGATGATCTGTTACTGGGACGGCACGGTGCACTACGCTCTGTACCTCATGATGGTGACGAGGATGTCAAAGAG ACAGGGCTACCGCAGCGCTGGTCTCTACTGGCTGGGCTCCATCCTTCTCAGCATGTTCGTCTTCCTGGCCGGGAACATAGTCG GTAAATACGGCTCTGACATCCGTCCTGCCTTCCTGCTGAACATCCCCTTCCTCTTCCTGCCAGTGTGGGCGGGGATGAAAGTGTCTGAGAAGCCCCGGACACTGACGCCCAGAACCGCCGCCGAG GTTGCTGTTGAACAGCAGAAGCTGCCTCATCAGCGCCCCCTAGATCTGCTCCTGCTCATCTTCCTGCTCTCCGCCATCGCGTACACACTCTTCAGAGGATTC GTGGCCCTCGATTGCCCTTTAGAGTCCTGCTTCAACTACATCTACCAGTACGAGCCCTACCTGAAGGATCCCGTAGCCTACCCCAAGGTCCAG atgctggtgtatctgttctaTGCGTTGCCCCTGCTCTGTCTCTTTGTCTACGGGCTGCTGAAGCCTGGTTGCAGCTGGATGCTGGACTGGACCCTCGTCTTCGCAGGAGCTGTAGCCCAG TCTCAGTTCACACACATCGGGGGGTCCCTGCACCCCTGGACCCCCTACACATACCGTGTCCCCGAGGAGACGATGTGGCCCTTCCTGCTGATGAACCTCCTGTATGCTGTGGGACCCCAGATCCTGGCCCTGCGCTGCCTGATGCACCCCGAATTCTTCCTGAGCCCCGCGGCCCTTAGAGAGGCAGACCAAAACAAGAAGCACAAATAA